Proteins found in one Collinsella aerofaciens genomic segment:
- a CDS encoding flavin reductase family protein: MDKTAFFTMPSGLYVVSAAADGLRAGCVINTAVQVTSAPARISVAVNKENVTSGVIASAKAFALTVIDQTADMLYIGNFGFRTSSDYDKFAKYETHETALGMPYVPEHAAALFSCRLIDAVDVGTHLLFIGEVEDAERLSGEAPLTYDYYHKVLKGKTPPKASSYQG, translated from the coding sequence ATGGACAAAACTGCGTTCTTTACGATGCCGAGCGGCCTGTATGTGGTGAGTGCCGCGGCCGACGGGCTGCGTGCCGGCTGCGTTATCAACACAGCGGTGCAGGTGACATCCGCCCCGGCGCGCATCTCGGTTGCCGTGAACAAGGAAAATGTCACGTCCGGCGTAATCGCATCGGCTAAGGCTTTTGCGCTGACCGTGATTGACCAGACCGCCGACATGCTCTATATCGGCAACTTTGGCTTCCGCACCAGCAGCGATTACGACAAGTTTGCCAAGTACGAGACCCACGAGACCGCGCTGGGCATGCCCTATGTGCCCGAGCACGCGGCGGCGCTGTTTAGCTGCCGTCTGATTGATGCCGTGGATGTGGGCACGCACCTGCTCTTTATCGGTGAGGTCGAAGATGCCGAGCGTCTGAGCGGCGAGGCCCCGCTGACCTATGACTACTACCACAAGGTGTTAAAGGGCAAGACGCCGCCCAAGGCTTCGTCGTATCAAGGCTAG
- a CDS encoding Nramp family divalent metal transporter, producing the protein MLNHLKQHFGSHRTGGHGGLDIARNIGPGLLVTVGFIDPGNWASNMAAGSQFGYALLWIVTLSTIMLIVLQHNAAHLGIATGACLAEATTRYLPRFVGRTVLASAYLATIATAMAEVLGGAIALQMLFGLPVRAGCVIVAAVSMAMLMTSSYKRAERWIIALVGVVGLSFLAELALVKVDWPQAAASWITPSMPTGSAAIIVSVLGAVVMPHNLFLHSEVIQSMHFEGQGEQVIEERLRYELFDTLFSMGVGWAINSAMVILAATTFFAHSIVVDDLAVAAATLSPILGPASSTIFAVALLFAGLSSSVTAGMAAGTITAGMFDEEYDIHDRHSSIGVAACFAGAVAACLVIPNPFEGLIWSQALLSLQLPITVFVLIRLTSSARVMGKYANSRPLNALLVGIGVIVTILDIVLLTGM; encoded by the coding sequence ATGCTCAACCATCTCAAACAACACTTTGGCTCGCACCGCACCGGCGGTCACGGAGGCCTAGACATTGCGCGGAATATCGGCCCCGGGCTGCTCGTGACCGTCGGCTTTATCGACCCGGGCAACTGGGCCTCCAATATGGCCGCGGGCTCGCAGTTTGGCTACGCGCTGCTGTGGATCGTCACGCTGTCCACGATTATGCTGATCGTCTTGCAGCACAACGCGGCGCACCTGGGCATCGCCACGGGCGCCTGTCTTGCCGAGGCCACGACACGTTACCTCCCCCGCTTCGTTGGACGCACGGTGCTCGCCAGTGCCTATCTCGCGACCATCGCCACCGCCATGGCCGAAGTCTTGGGTGGCGCGATTGCCCTTCAAATGCTCTTTGGGCTGCCCGTACGTGCGGGCTGCGTCATCGTGGCGGCAGTATCGATGGCGATGCTCATGACGAGTTCCTACAAGCGTGCCGAACGCTGGATCATCGCCCTCGTAGGCGTGGTAGGACTCTCGTTTTTGGCCGAGCTTGCACTAGTCAAGGTCGACTGGCCGCAAGCCGCCGCAAGCTGGATCACGCCCAGTATGCCCACTGGCTCTGCCGCGATTATCGTGAGTGTCCTGGGTGCGGTCGTTATGCCCCACAACCTCTTTCTACACTCCGAGGTCATCCAATCCATGCACTTCGAAGGCCAAGGCGAGCAGGTTATCGAAGAGCGTCTGCGCTATGAGCTCTTCGACACGCTCTTTTCGATGGGCGTGGGCTGGGCAATCAACTCGGCCATGGTCATCCTGGCCGCAACGACCTTCTTTGCGCACAGCATTGTCGTAGACGACCTCGCCGTCGCAGCGGCCACGCTCTCCCCCATCTTGGGCCCGGCGAGCTCGACCATCTTTGCGGTAGCGCTGCTGTTCGCGGGACTATCGAGCAGCGTGACAGCGGGCATGGCGGCGGGAACCATCACCGCGGGCATGTTCGACGAGGAATACGACATCCACGACCGACATTCCTCGATCGGGGTAGCGGCCTGTTTCGCCGGCGCAGTGGCGGCGTGTCTGGTCATCCCAAATCCTTTTGAAGGTCTCATCTGGAGTCAGGCACTGCTGTCGCTTCAGCTGCCGATTACGGTCTTTGTGCTCATACGGCTCACCAGCTCAGCCCGCGTTATGGGCAAATACGCCAACTCGCGCCCGCTCAACGCGCTGCTCGTAGGGATCGGCGTCATCGTGACGATTCTCGACATCGTGCTGCTAACGGGGATGTAA
- the tnpA gene encoding IS200/IS605 family transposase, whose product MAQKAYSLSHTKWMCKYHIVFTPKYRRKVIYNQIRSDIGEILRKLCEYKGIEIIEGHLMPDHVHVLLAIPPKYSVASVMGYLKGKSSLMIFDRHANLKYKFGNRKFWAEGYYVSTVGLNEATIAKYIREQESHDIALDKLSVKEYEDPFKRG is encoded by the coding sequence ATGGCCCAGAAGGCCTACAGCCTTTCCCACACGAAGTGGATGTGCAAGTACCACATCGTGTTCACGCCGAAGTATAGGCGCAAAGTGATCTACAACCAAATCAGGAGCGACATAGGGGAGATCCTCAGGAAGCTGTGCGAGTACAAGGGGATCGAGATAATCGAGGGGCACCTGATGCCCGACCACGTGCACGTGCTGCTGGCGATCCCGCCGAAGTACAGCGTCGCGAGCGTCATGGGCTACCTGAAGGGGAAGAGCTCGCTGATGATATTCGACAGGCACGCCAACCTCAAGTACAAGTTCGGCAACAGGAAGTTCTGGGCGGAGGGCTACTACGTGTCCACCGTCGGCCTGAACGAGGCGACGATCGCCAAGTACATCAGGGAGCAGGAGTCCCACGACATCGCGCTGGACAAGCTGAGCGTGAAGGAGTACGAGGACCCCTTCAAGAGGGGGTGA
- a CDS encoding rubredoxin produces MAEEKKTYKFVCTVCGYEVEVDTPELPEDYVCPVCGVGPDQFELVEE; encoded by the coding sequence ATGGCTGAGGAGAAGAAGACGTATAAGTTCGTGTGCACCGTTTGCGGTTACGAGGTTGAGGTCGACACGCCCGAGCTGCCCGAGGACTACGTGTGCCCGGTGTGCGGCGTCGGTCCCGATCAGTTTGAGCTCGTCGAGGAGTAA